One Streptosporangium sp. NBC_01495 DNA window includes the following coding sequences:
- a CDS encoding acyl-CoA thioesterase → MFGQSIVDGFGRGHRHVFPRAVRFADVDSLGHVNNVRFLDYLEDARLALFHVDPHREGGEPFKGLVIARHEIDYLRPLTFRPDPVRVESWVTEIRPVRFTLAYEIRDDEEIFVKARSVLAAYDVAKASPRRLNQDELAYLGRFATP, encoded by the coding sequence GTGTTTGGACAGAGCATCGTGGACGGCTTCGGCCGTGGCCACCGGCATGTGTTCCCCCGGGCCGTCAGGTTCGCCGACGTCGACTCGCTGGGACACGTCAACAACGTGCGGTTTCTCGACTACCTGGAGGACGCGCGGCTGGCGCTGTTCCATGTCGACCCCCATCGCGAGGGCGGCGAGCCGTTCAAGGGGCTCGTGATCGCCAGGCACGAGATCGACTACCTGCGTCCCCTCACCTTCCGCCCCGACCCGGTCCGGGTGGAGTCATGGGTGACGGAGATCCGGCCGGTGCGGTTCACCCTCGCGTACGAGATCCGCGACGACGAGGAGATCTTCGTCAAGGCCCGTTCGGTGCTCGCTGCCTACGACGTGGCGAAAGCCTCCCCTCGACGGTTGAACCAGGACGAGCTCGCCTACCTGGGCAGGTTCGCCACGCCCTGA
- a CDS encoding glycoside hydrolase family 13 protein, translating into MHMETPWWRDAVVYEIYVRSFADASGDGVGDLPGIRQRLPYLAELGVDAIWLTPFYRSPMADGGYDVADYRDVDPLFGTLADFDELVSEAHRLGLRVIVDIVPNHSSSAHEWFQAALRGEGRDRYVFRDGGELPPNNWQSTFSGPAWSRTPDGQWYLHLFAPEQPDFNWRNPEVHSEFLDVLRFWLERGVDGFRIDVAMGLYKAEGLPDTSPEGQAFKAESPIWGRPEVHEVYRDWRKVIDSYEGERMAIGEVWTDSAEDLALYVRPDELHQSFNFAWLEAPWSGLAFKKVIDDTLAAVTAPTWVLSNHDVVRHVTRYGDGLANSTTGLARARAALLAMLALPGSAYLYQGEELGLPEVKNLPPEARQDPIFARSEGKLPGRDGCRVPIPWSGAAEPYGFSPDGKRPWLPQPVEWVVLSAERQSNDPGSTLSFYQDALRVRRELRGTLPDEITWLDAPENALVFSRGSLTCVINCGSEPVRLPPHDRVLIGSAPVDGHLLLPDTAAWLYTPEA; encoded by the coding sequence ATGCACATGGAAACCCCCTGGTGGCGTGACGCCGTCGTCTACGAGATCTACGTTCGCAGCTTCGCCGACGCCTCCGGAGACGGCGTCGGCGACCTGCCCGGCATCAGGCAGCGCCTGCCGTACCTCGCCGAACTCGGCGTGGACGCGATCTGGCTGACCCCCTTCTACCGCTCCCCCATGGCCGACGGCGGCTACGACGTGGCCGACTACCGCGACGTCGACCCGCTCTTCGGCACGCTCGCCGACTTCGACGAGCTCGTCTCCGAGGCGCACCGGCTCGGGCTGCGGGTGATCGTCGACATCGTCCCGAACCACAGCTCGTCGGCCCACGAGTGGTTCCAGGCCGCGCTGCGGGGCGAGGGACGCGACCGCTACGTCTTCCGCGACGGCGGGGAACTGCCGCCCAACAACTGGCAGTCGACCTTCAGCGGCCCGGCCTGGAGCAGAACGCCAGACGGGCAGTGGTATCTCCACCTCTTCGCCCCGGAGCAGCCCGACTTCAACTGGCGCAACCCCGAGGTGCACTCGGAGTTCCTCGACGTGCTGCGGTTCTGGCTGGAGCGGGGGGTGGACGGGTTCAGGATCGACGTGGCGATGGGCCTGTACAAGGCCGAGGGACTGCCGGACACCTCGCCGGAGGGCCAGGCCTTCAAGGCCGAGTCACCGATCTGGGGACGGCCGGAGGTGCACGAGGTCTACCGCGACTGGCGCAAGGTGATCGACTCCTACGAGGGCGAGCGAATGGCGATCGGCGAGGTCTGGACCGACTCCGCCGAGGATCTCGCGCTGTACGTCCGCCCCGACGAGCTGCATCAGAGCTTCAACTTCGCCTGGCTGGAGGCGCCCTGGTCCGGGCTCGCGTTCAAGAAGGTCATCGATGACACGCTGGCCGCCGTGACCGCCCCCACCTGGGTGCTTTCCAACCACGACGTGGTCCGCCACGTGACCCGGTACGGCGACGGCCTGGCCAACTCCACGACGGGCCTCGCCCGAGCCCGCGCGGCTCTGCTCGCCATGCTCGCCCTGCCGGGTTCGGCATATCTCTACCAGGGGGAGGAACTCGGCCTCCCCGAGGTGAAGAATCTTCCCCCGGAGGCCCGCCAGGATCCCATCTTCGCCCGCTCCGAGGGGAAGCTGCCCGGCCGCGACGGCTGCCGGGTCCCCATCCCCTGGTCCGGCGCGGCCGAGCCCTACGGCTTCTCTCCCGACGGAAAGCGGCCCTGGCTGCCCCAGCCGGTCGAGTGGGTCGTGCTCTCCGCCGAGCGCCAGTCGAACGATCCCGGCTCGACGCTGAGCTTCTACCAGGACGCCCTGCGCGTCCGCCGCGAGCTGCGCGGCACGCTGCCGGACGAGATCACCTGGCTGGACGCCCCCGAGAACGCCCTCGTCTTCAGCCGGGGTTCCCTGACCTGCGTCATCAACTGCGGTTCCGAGCCGGTGCGGCTGCCGCCGCACGACCGCGTCCTGATCGGCAGTGCCCCGGTGGACGGTCACCTGCTCCTGCCGGACACCGCGGCCTGGCTGTACACCCCCGAGGCCTGA
- a CDS encoding globin gives MSATPEESQSFYDAVGGEEAFRRLVHHFYQGVVTDPILLPLYPEDDLEGAEERLRLFLIQYWGGPNTYSAQRGHPRLRMRHNPFVIRSAERDAWLRHMHDAVISLALPDDLEKRLWDYLVYAAHSMVNAPEA, from the coding sequence GTGTCCGCTACCCCCGAGGAATCCCAGTCCTTCTACGACGCCGTTGGCGGCGAGGAGGCCTTCAGGCGTCTGGTGCACCACTTCTACCAGGGGGTGGTGACCGACCCGATCCTCCTGCCGCTGTACCCCGAGGACGACCTCGAGGGCGCCGAGGAACGGCTCCGCCTGTTCCTCATCCAATACTGGGGCGGCCCCAACACCTACAGCGCGCAGCGGGGCCACCCCCGGCTGCGGATGCGGCACAACCCGTTCGTCATCCGCTCGGCCGAGCGCGACGCCTGGCTCCGGCACATGCACGACGCGGTGATCTCCCTGGCGCTCCCCGACGACCTGGAAAAACGCCTCTGGGACTATCTCGTGTACGCGGCGCACAGCATGGTCAACGCCCCCGAGGCATAA
- a CDS encoding mechanosensitive ion channel family protein has product MFLLSPTPAPTPSATTTSGPGVVVENLLDMSTGLTRGCGNGGGVICDFVKMLVPAAVDWVAPAIAGLIAITLVVVIALLLRNVAHRLIGRVVRRASTERASLAGRLRGRETVTPEGLDAIVAERRRQRAETIGSVLRHIASIIILGTAVLTVLERLSVPIAPLLTSVGILGVAIGFGAQELVKDFIAGMFMLLEDQYGVGDVIDAGAAIGTVEAVTLRITRLRDADGRVWYVRNGTITRVGNESQGWSRATVDVPVAYASEIPVVRDLLKEVADEMWNEPAFRDSIIVEEPQVWGIEQISDTAVIFRVSAKTIPSRQAEVARELRLRIKFALDQAGITIAA; this is encoded by the coding sequence GTGTTCTTGCTTTCCCCCACGCCCGCCCCCACCCCCAGCGCCACGACGACCTCCGGTCCGGGAGTCGTCGTCGAGAACCTTCTCGACATGAGCACGGGCCTGACACGGGGGTGCGGGAACGGTGGTGGGGTAATCTGCGACTTCGTGAAGATGCTCGTGCCCGCGGCCGTCGACTGGGTGGCCCCCGCGATCGCGGGCCTGATCGCCATCACGCTGGTCGTGGTCATCGCGCTGCTCCTGCGCAACGTGGCGCACCGGCTGATCGGCCGGGTGGTGCGCCGGGCGTCCACCGAGCGCGCGTCCCTGGCGGGACGGTTGCGCGGCAGGGAGACGGTCACCCCCGAGGGCCTCGACGCGATCGTGGCCGAACGGCGCAGGCAGCGGGCCGAGACCATCGGCTCGGTGCTCAGGCACATCGCCTCGATCATCATCCTGGGCACCGCGGTGCTGACCGTCCTCGAACGCCTCTCCGTCCCCATCGCCCCCCTGCTGACCAGCGTCGGCATCCTGGGCGTGGCGATCGGCTTCGGCGCCCAGGAGCTCGTCAAGGACTTCATCGCCGGCATGTTCATGCTCCTGGAGGACCAGTACGGCGTGGGTGACGTGATCGACGCGGGCGCCGCGATCGGCACCGTGGAGGCGGTCACCCTGCGCATCACCCGCCTGCGCGACGCCGACGGCCGGGTCTGGTACGTCCGCAACGGCACGATCACCCGGGTCGGCAACGAGTCGCAGGGCTGGTCGCGCGCCACGGTCGACGTGCCGGTGGCCTACGCCTCGGAGATCCCCGTGGTCCGCGACCTCCTCAAGGAGGTCGCCGACGAGATGTGGAACGAGCCCGCCTTCCGCGACTCCATCATCGTCGAGGAGCCGCAGGTCTGGGGCATCGAGCAGATCTCCGACACCGCCGTCATCTTCCGGGTCAGCGCCAAGACCATCCCCTCCCGGCAGGCGGAGGTCGCCCGCGAGCTCCGCCTGCGGATCAAGTTCGCCCTCGACCAGGCCGGCATCACGATCGCCGCCTGA
- a CDS encoding XRE family transcriptional regulator: MLRRTLLQLLAGSGGIALDGQVLGSVESMRRRMDDTLVSATVSPAMLDQWEESTVGLGRQYANTAPLRLLCDVMLEFGAVRKAMERRQPVDLQERLCRMAAQLAGLTGMIMVNLGDHRLARSFFRTGRTAADETGDRALRAWVIAREALVPLYYGDPREALNLAKKSRDLAGQTPCAAQAMAPVVEARALAMMSGSGKKDVVDQAKRALSRARAAFSQMAAADQDDSTFGYTERQLYFHQGDALVKLGQAMEADLILEQALTKYGPTDWLDPTFIKFDRAQCKILEGDVDEALEIAQRTVSGLDEGCRPDILMQRAHEVGKQVEVKAPGHPKLKTYMESLRNRGASTEDPVADRSGS; the protein is encoded by the coding sequence GTGCTACGGAGGACACTCTTACAGCTCCTGGCCGGCAGCGGCGGCATCGCGCTGGACGGGCAGGTGCTCGGATCGGTGGAGAGCATGCGCAGGAGGATGGACGACACGCTGGTCTCGGCCACCGTCTCGCCCGCGATGCTCGATCAGTGGGAGGAATCCACGGTCGGCCTCGGCCGCCAGTACGCGAACACCGCCCCGCTCAGGCTGCTGTGCGACGTGATGCTCGAATTCGGCGCGGTGCGCAAGGCCATGGAGCGGCGCCAGCCGGTCGACCTGCAAGAACGGTTGTGCCGCATGGCGGCGCAGCTCGCCGGTCTGACCGGCATGATCATGGTCAATCTCGGTGACCACAGGCTTGCGCGCTCCTTCTTCAGGACCGGCAGGACCGCGGCGGACGAGACCGGCGACCGGGCGCTGAGGGCGTGGGTCATCGCCAGGGAGGCCCTGGTCCCCCTTTACTACGGCGATCCGCGCGAGGCTCTCAACCTCGCCAAGAAGAGCCGTGACCTGGCCGGGCAGACGCCCTGCGCGGCCCAGGCCATGGCCCCGGTGGTCGAGGCCCGCGCGCTGGCGATGATGTCGGGCTCGGGCAAGAAGGACGTGGTCGACCAGGCGAAGCGGGCGCTGTCGAGGGCCAGGGCCGCTTTCTCCCAGATGGCCGCCGCGGACCAGGACGACTCGACCTTCGGCTACACCGAGCGCCAGCTCTACTTCCACCAGGGAGACGCGCTGGTCAAGCTCGGGCAGGCGATGGAGGCCGACCTCATCCTGGAACAGGCGCTCACCAAGTACGGCCCGACCGACTGGCTCGACCCGACCTTCATCAAGTTCGACCGGGCCCAGTGCAAGATCCTTGAGGGTGACGTGGACGAGGCGCTGGAGATCGCCCAGCGTACGGTCTCGGGCCTTGACGAGGGCTGCCGGCCCGACATCCTCATGCAGCGCGCCCACGAGGTGGGCAAGCAGGTAGAGGTGAAGGCTCCCGGCCATCCCAAGCTCAAGACCTACATGGAGTCGCTGCGCAACCGCGGCGCGTCGACGGAGGATCCAGTGGCCGACAGGAGTGGCAGTTGA
- a CDS encoding GNAT family N-acetyltransferase produces MKPRLRRYRWSDLESVWALHQICLAQVGLAPGDGVYYEDDFPKIHEIYLADRGEFLVGEMPAGRVVTMGGLRRVDDRTAEMCRMRVHPEFQRRGFGAQMVLALEARAIELGYVRLRGDTTLNQLAAMELYRKFGWREIRREERGGCVVIYGEKDLIAAMSSLSK; encoded by the coding sequence TTGAAGCCGAGGCTTCGGCGTTATCGCTGGTCCGACCTCGAGTCCGTCTGGGCGCTCCACCAGATATGCCTCGCCCAGGTCGGTCTCGCGCCAGGGGACGGCGTCTACTACGAGGATGACTTCCCGAAGATCCACGAGATCTACCTCGCCGACCGCGGTGAGTTCCTCGTGGGGGAGATGCCCGCCGGGCGTGTCGTCACGATGGGCGGTCTCCGCCGTGTCGACGACCGGACCGCCGAGATGTGCCGCATGCGGGTCCATCCGGAGTTCCAGCGTCGCGGATTCGGAGCCCAGATGGTGCTCGCACTGGAGGCGCGGGCGATAGAACTCGGTTATGTACGCCTTCGCGGTGACACGACCCTGAATCAGCTCGCGGCGATGGAGCTCTATCGCAAGTTCGGCTGGCGCGAGATCCGCCGGGAAGAACGAGGGGGGTGTGTGGTGATTTACGGAGAAAAAGACCTAATAGCCGCTATGTCCTCCTTAAGTAAGTGA
- a CDS encoding NUDIX hydrolase, producing the protein MDAPQPNDRPAARVICVDGSGRVLLMHWRDPVGGQTLWEPPGGGIDPGETPLDTARRELTEETGLPGEAVLDRWVPVRREFHWLGVHYAKTERFYLARFEGTPEVSAGAFTTEEDITHLGSGWFSPAEMAGLPGFLEPPDLPEVVSRVTRLG; encoded by the coding sequence ATGGACGCCCCTCAGCCGAACGACCGGCCCGCGGCCCGGGTGATCTGTGTGGACGGATCGGGCCGGGTGCTTCTCATGCACTGGCGCGACCCCGTCGGCGGCCAGACCCTGTGGGAACCGCCGGGCGGCGGGATCGACCCGGGTGAGACCCCCCTCGACACCGCGCGGCGCGAACTCACGGAGGAGACGGGCCTGCCGGGCGAGGCGGTGCTGGACCGGTGGGTGCCGGTACGCCGGGAGTTCCACTGGCTCGGCGTCCACTACGCCAAGACCGAGCGGTTCTATCTGGCCAGGTTCGAGGGCACCCCCGAGGTGAGCGCCGGGGCGTTCACCACCGAGGAGGACATCACCCACCTCGGCTCCGGCTGGTTCTCACCGGCGGAGATGGCCGGCCTCCCCGGCTTCCTGGAGCCCCCGGACCTGCCGGAGGTCGTCTCCCGCGTCACCCGGCTGGGATGA
- the purU gene encoding formyltetrahydrofolate deformylase, which produces MSSRAEFVLTLSCPDRPGVVAAVSGLLAGRGCNIIESQQFGDAVAGRFFMRVQFASPLPDGELREAFAALAPELGMDFKLREISVKPRVLVMVSRFGHCLNDLLYRMRSGLLDIEIVAVVSNHPDLRPLTQSYGIDYHHLPITPETKPRQEAEILTLVDHYRADLVVLARYMQVLSEDLCVKLAGNVINIHHSFLPSFKGAKPYHQAHSRGVKLIGATAHYVTADLDEGPIIEQEVARVNHTHSADDLAAIGRDVECQALARAVRWHTEQRVLLDGHKTIVFPR; this is translated from the coding sequence ATGAGTTCCAGGGCCGAGTTTGTGTTGACGCTGTCCTGCCCGGACCGTCCGGGAGTGGTGGCCGCGGTCTCCGGTCTCCTGGCCGGGCGGGGATGCAACATCATCGAGAGCCAGCAGTTCGGTGACGCCGTGGCCGGGCGGTTCTTCATGCGGGTGCAGTTCGCCTCTCCGCTGCCCGACGGGGAGCTGCGCGAGGCCTTCGCCGCGCTCGCTCCCGAGCTCGGCATGGATTTCAAGCTGCGCGAGATCTCCGTCAAGCCGCGCGTGCTGGTGATGGTCAGCAGGTTCGGCCACTGCCTGAACGATCTCCTCTACCGGATGCGCTCCGGCCTGCTCGACATCGAGATCGTCGCGGTCGTCTCCAACCACCCGGACCTGCGGCCGCTGACCCAGTCGTACGGCATCGACTATCACCACCTGCCGATCACCCCCGAGACCAAGCCCAGGCAGGAGGCGGAGATCCTGACCCTGGTCGACCACTACCGGGCCGACCTGGTGGTGCTCGCCCGCTACATGCAGGTGCTGTCGGAGGACCTCTGCGTCAAGCTCGCGGGTAACGTGATCAACATCCACCACTCGTTCCTGCCGTCGTTCAAGGGTGCCAAGCCCTACCACCAGGCGCACTCCCGCGGCGTGAAGCTGATCGGCGCGACCGCGCACTACGTGACCGCCGACCTCGACGAGGGCCCGATCATCGAGCAGGAGGTCGCCCGGGTCAACCACACCCACTCCGCGGACGACCTCGCCGCCATCGGCCGCGACGTCGAGTGCCAGGCCCTGGCACGTGCCGTCCGCTGGCACACCGAGCAGCGCGTCCTGCTCGACGGTCACAAGACGATCGTTTTCCCCCGCTGA
- the hypE gene encoding hydrogenase expression/formation protein HypE, whose translation MNGGTGGTGRAEEHGVREMDPPRSRGGERQVPGLREAAHGLEHVPDLEEEARGSGHVPDLGEAAHGHEHVPDLEEETRGRERQVLDRIERVRRRGARVREDRITLAHGAGGKATHTLIEAVFLESFRNPMLEPLEDGAVAGGLAFTTDAFVVTPLFFPGGDIGDLAVNGTVNDLAMCGARPRYLSAGFILEEGFPVADLRRVTASMAEAARLAGVWIVTGDTKVVERGKADGCYVTTSGIGTLDRPVRLSAASARPGDAVIVSGPIGEHGITIMLARGELDIEADLCSDTAPLNTLVDLLLDACGGAEGGDGGCAVRCLRDATRGGVATIVNEIAEASRVAVVLDEDAVPVRPAVRGACELLGIDPLYVACEGRMVAVVAGDSAEAALAALRSHPLGSDAAIIGRINDDPPGLVLLRTSFGGTRIVDLLVGDPLPRIC comes from the coding sequence GTGAACGGCGGAACGGGCGGCACCGGACGGGCCGAGGAGCACGGCGTGCGGGAGATGGATCCGCCACGATCGCGCGGCGGGGAACGACAGGTGCCCGGCCTGAGGGAGGCGGCACACGGCCTCGAACACGTACCGGACCTGGAAGAAGAGGCACGCGGCTCCGGACACGTACCGGACCTGGGCGAGGCGGCACACGGCCATGAACACGTACCGGACCTGGAAGAAGAGACGCGCGGCCGGGAGCGGCAGGTGCTGGACCGGATCGAGCGGGTGCGGCGGCGCGGGGCGCGCGTGCGGGAGGACCGCATCACCCTGGCGCACGGCGCGGGCGGCAAGGCCACGCACACCCTGATCGAGGCGGTGTTCCTGGAGTCGTTCCGCAACCCGATGCTGGAGCCCCTGGAGGACGGCGCGGTCGCCGGCGGGCTCGCCTTCACCACCGACGCGTTCGTGGTCACGCCGCTGTTCTTCCCGGGCGGCGACATCGGCGATCTGGCGGTCAACGGCACCGTCAACGACCTGGCCATGTGCGGGGCCCGCCCCCGCTACCTGTCGGCCGGGTTCATCCTGGAAGAGGGCTTCCCCGTCGCCGACCTGCGGCGCGTCACCGCCTCGATGGCGGAGGCGGCACGGCTGGCGGGCGTGTGGATCGTCACCGGCGACACCAAGGTCGTGGAGAGGGGCAAGGCGGACGGCTGCTACGTCACCACCTCCGGCATCGGGACGCTCGACCGGCCCGTCCGGCTGAGCGCCGCCTCCGCGCGGCCGGGAGACGCGGTCATCGTGTCCGGGCCGATCGGCGAGCACGGGATCACCATCATGCTCGCCAGGGGAGAGCTCGACATCGAGGCCGACCTGTGCTCCGACACCGCTCCGCTCAACACCCTCGTCGACCTGCTGCTGGACGCCTGCGGCGGCGCTGAGGGCGGCGACGGCGGCTGCGCGGTGCGCTGCCTGCGCGACGCGACCCGGGGCGGGGTGGCGACGATCGTCAACGAGATAGCGGAGGCCTCGCGGGTCGCCGTCGTCCTCGACGAGGACGCGGTGCCGGTCCGTCCGGCCGTACGGGGGGCGTGCGAGCTGCTGGGGATCGACCCGCTCTACGTCGCCTGTGAGGGCCGGATGGTCGCGGTGGTGGCCGGGGACTCCGCCGAGGCGGCCCTGGCCGCCCTCCGTTCCCACCCGCTCGGCTCCGACGCGGCGATCATCGGGCGGATCAACGACGACCCGCCGGGACTGGTCCTGCTCAGGACCTCCTTCGGCGGCACCCGCATCGTCGACCTGCTGGTCGGCGACCCACTACCGAGAATCTGCTGA
- the hypD gene encoding hydrogenase formation protein HypD, with translation MRFVDEYRDAEKARMLAARIAALCEPGRDYKFMEVCGGHTHTIYKHGLEDYLPEAVTLVHGPGCPVCVIPMGRVDDAIHIAEQPDVIMTSFGDMMRVPGGNGSFLDAKARGADIRMVYSPLDALKIARQNPGRRVVFMAIGFETTAPSTAMTVLRAEAEGIENFSIFCNHVTIIPAIKAILDSPDLRLDGFIGPGHVSTVIGCRPYGFVARGYGKPMVVAGFEPLDVLHTVYRILLQLSEGRSEVENQYSRVVPWDGNLKALRVIGQVMELRPYFEWRGLGFISQSALRVTERYAAFDAERIFRIPGGRVADPKACQCGEVLKGVLKPWECKVFGTACTPETPIGTCMVSSEGACAAYYNFGRFSRERVKEATRR, from the coding sequence ATGCGTTTCGTCGACGAGTACCGCGACGCCGAGAAGGCCCGGATGCTCGCCGCGCGGATCGCCGCGCTGTGCGAGCCCGGCCGCGACTACAAGTTCATGGAGGTGTGCGGCGGGCACACCCACACGATCTACAAGCACGGCCTGGAGGACTACCTGCCCGAGGCCGTCACCCTGGTGCACGGCCCCGGTTGCCCGGTCTGCGTCATCCCCATGGGACGAGTGGACGACGCCATCCACATCGCCGAGCAGCCGGACGTGATCATGACGTCGTTCGGCGACATGATGCGGGTGCCCGGCGGGAACGGCTCGTTCCTGGACGCCAAGGCGCGGGGGGCCGACATCCGGATGGTCTACTCCCCGCTGGACGCCCTGAAGATCGCCCGGCAGAACCCCGGCAGGCGCGTGGTCTTCATGGCCATCGGGTTCGAGACCACCGCGCCCTCGACGGCGATGACGGTCCTGCGCGCCGAGGCCGAGGGGATCGAGAACTTCTCGATCTTCTGCAACCACGTGACGATCATCCCCGCCATCAAGGCGATCCTGGACTCTCCCGACCTGCGCCTGGACGGGTTCATCGGGCCGGGCCACGTCTCCACCGTGATCGGCTGCCGGCCGTACGGATTCGTCGCGCGCGGCTACGGCAAGCCCATGGTGGTGGCCGGTTTCGAGCCGCTGGACGTGCTGCACACGGTCTACCGCATCCTCCTGCAGCTGTCCGAGGGCCGCTCGGAGGTGGAGAACCAGTACTCCCGGGTCGTCCCGTGGGACGGCAACCTCAAGGCCCTGCGCGTCATCGGCCAGGTGATGGAGCTGCGGCCGTACTTCGAATGGCGCGGGCTCGGCTTCATCTCGCAGTCGGCGCTCAGGGTCACGGAGCGGTACGCCGCCTTCGACGCCGAGCGGATCTTCCGGATTCCGGGCGGGCGGGTGGCCGATCCGAAGGCGTGCCAGTGCGGCGAGGTGCTCAAGGGAGTGCTCAAGCCCTGGGAGTGCAAGGTGTTCGGCACCGCGTGCACCCCGGAGACGCCGATCGGCACGTGCATGGTGTCGTCCGAGGGCGCCTGCGCGGCGTACTACAACTTCGGCCGCTTCTCGCGCGAGCGCGTCAAGGAGGCGACCCGGAGGTGA
- a CDS encoding HypC/HybG/HupF family hydrogenase formation chaperone — protein MEILSDRPDLAMVDVCGVKRAINIGLLEDERVVPGDWILIHVGFALSKIDEVEARAALDFLESIGQAYEDEIAALRESMIEEG, from the coding sequence GTGGAAATCCTGTCGGACCGTCCTGATCTGGCCATGGTCGACGTCTGCGGCGTCAAACGCGCGATCAACATCGGCCTGCTCGAGGACGAGCGCGTCGTGCCCGGCGACTGGATCCTCATCCACGTCGGGTTCGCACTGTCGAAGATCGACGAGGTGGAGGCCAGGGCCGCGCTCGACTTCCTCGAAAGCATCGGCCAGGCGTACGAGGACGAGATCGCGGCCCTCCGAGAATCCATGATCGAAGAGGGGTGA
- a CDS encoding hydrogenase maturation nickel metallochaperone HypA/HybF yields the protein MHEFGIAEAILTAVEKRADGRRVRRARVHAGALLRVTEPAINQAFSSIAGGSVAEGAHVDLVIVPVRMTCRSCGNTSTTADPFAVCAGCDGTDLDTEGGDDLVLESIQLAEASHVPGNSRRDRGNPVGPS from the coding sequence ATGCATGAATTCGGGATCGCCGAGGCGATCCTCACCGCGGTGGAGAAGCGGGCGGACGGCAGGCGGGTGCGGCGGGCGCGAGTCCACGCGGGCGCCCTGCTCCGCGTCACGGAGCCGGCGATCAACCAGGCATTCTCCTCGATCGCCGGCGGGTCCGTGGCCGAGGGCGCCCACGTGGACCTGGTCATCGTCCCGGTGCGGATGACCTGCCGCTCCTGCGGAAACACGTCCACCACGGCCGACCCCTTCGCCGTCTGCGCGGGGTGCGACGGCACCGATCTCGACACCGAGGGCGGCGACGACCTCGTCCTCGAATCCATCCAGCTGGCGGAGGCCTCTCATGTGCCTGGGAATTCCCGGCGAGATCGTGGAAATCCTGTCGGACCGTCCTGA
- a CDS encoding DUF6893 family small protein — protein sequence MLKRLLAGAVLAGVAVLVYRSLPDIKRYMRMRNM from the coding sequence ATGCTGAAACGCCTTCTGGCCGGGGCGGTGCTGGCGGGGGTGGCCGTGCTGGTCTACCGGTCGCTCCCCGACATCAAGCGCTACATGAGGATGCGGAACATGTAG
- a CDS encoding hydrogenase maturation protease → MRILVAGVGNVFLGDDGFGVAVARHLARADLPGEVEVRDFGIRGIHLAYELTGGGYDTAILVDAVSRDGPPGTLYVLEPSAGDVPGSFADAHSMTPETVLSLVGVLGGEAGHVLLVGCQPTDTSPGMELSAPVADAVGRAADLVVELAGQQIAMALATAGHEEERTC, encoded by the coding sequence GTGAGGATCCTGGTGGCCGGCGTGGGAAACGTCTTCCTCGGCGACGACGGCTTCGGGGTCGCGGTGGCCAGGCACCTGGCCCGCGCCGACCTGCCCGGCGAGGTCGAGGTCAGGGACTTCGGCATCCGGGGCATCCACCTGGCGTACGAGCTGACCGGCGGCGGGTACGACACCGCGATCCTGGTCGACGCGGTCTCCCGCGACGGTCCGCCCGGCACCCTGTACGTCCTCGAACCGTCGGCGGGCGACGTACCGGGATCCTTCGCCGACGCGCACTCGATGACGCCGGAGACCGTGCTCTCGCTGGTGGGCGTGCTCGGCGGCGAGGCCGGTCACGTCCTGCTCGTCGGCTGCCAGCCCACCGACACCTCGCCGGGCATGGAGCTCAGCGCGCCGGTCGCGGACGCCGTCGGCAGGGCGGCCGACCTGGTCGTCGAGCTCGCGGGGCAACAGATCGCGATGGCACTCGCCACCGCGGGCCACGAGGAGGAACGGACATGCTGA